The genomic stretch CGTAGCCAGATATGCATTGTTATATGGCCGGGCCGAAGGCGAGGCAAGAGGGCGAAGCGACCGCAGAGTTGCCCACATTTCATGGCTGTGTGTCCTTTGATATCTATCTGTCTTCATATATACAACCCTATTCCCTGCTTATTGTCGTAGCGTTCGATCTCTATTTTATCAAACCAATTTAAATTAGCTCTCTACTTTAAACTTGATTTCCCATACTGGTCCGCATTTCTTAGAATATCGTTTAGGATTGAACTCTTTAGATAACGGAAAGGAATTCAAAAACAATGATGTAATGGAATACTGTAAAAGGAATGAGATAAAACTAAATTTCATAGAGAAAGGATGTCCTTGGATGAACCCTTTTATTGAGAGGGCAATAGGAATGATTAAGGAGGAATATCTCAACTTAATGTGGATAGATGAAAATCAAGATGAACAAGTGATATTGAATGAAATCAGACGCCCATATAACCGGAGAGATAACATGAGTCTTGGGTATCACTCCCCGTTACAATTT from Candidatus Thermoplasmatota archaeon encodes the following:
- a CDS encoding integrase core domain-containing protein codes for the protein MEYCKRNEIKLNFIEKGCPWMNPFIERAIGMIKEEYLNLMWIDENQDEQVILNEIRRPYNRRDNMSLGYHSPLQFLENYLSNPSGV